A window of the Gossypium arboreum isolate Shixiya-1 chromosome 2, ASM2569848v2, whole genome shotgun sequence genome harbors these coding sequences:
- the LOC108462467 gene encoding uncharacterized protein LOC108462467, with translation MKWPKAVCIQRKKRILKQRLKVPPALNQFTKTLDKNLENTTTGTVNIGSEDCAELVDNTSLQFQPFISLTRDYLAHLLFWCMLLGHYLRGLEYRLELMELLLLTTSPGNNSCGDEQVV, from the exons ATGAAGTGGCCTAAGGCTGTTTGCATTCAAAGGAAAAAGAGGATCCTTAAGCAGAGGTTGAAAGTCCCACCAGCACTGAACCAGTTTACAAAGACTCTTGATAAAAACCTTG AGAACACCACAACTGGAACTGTAAACATTGGGAGTGAAGACTGTGCAGAACTTGTTGATAATacttctcttcaattccagcctTTCATTTCATTAACGCGGGACTATCTTGCTCATCTTCTTTTCTG GTGCATGCTGTTGGGGCACTACCTTAGAGGCCTTGAGTATCGGTTGGAGCTAATGGAGCTTCTGTTGTTGACAACCAGTCCCGGCAATAATAGTTGTGGTGATGAGCAGGTTGTTTAG